In Paenarthrobacter sp. GOM3, a single window of DNA contains:
- a CDS encoding NAD(+)/NADH kinase, whose amino-acid sequence MATPRIVLVHRRTELQELLDRHATRGQAEFFLSTRGRSIQDVQDRHDRLTNALATIRASVPSEWRQAEVERADLSRFLLTSEDIIAVVGQDGLVANVAKYLNGQPVIGVDPEPGANPGVLVRHTPAAAAALLRTGDPGRLRCQDLTTVTATLDDGQQLSALNEVFVGHASHQSAKYSLSVPSFTQEGGQTERQSSSGLIVSTGTGATGWCASIALERGGRSLPAPTDPRLAWFVREAWPSPVTGASLTEGVLEAGEVLRITVASDQLVVFGDGMEDDRLTASWGQEITVQLGQRPLRLVV is encoded by the coding sequence ATGGCAACCCCGCGCATCGTCCTCGTCCACCGGCGTACCGAACTCCAGGAACTGCTGGACCGGCACGCCACCCGCGGGCAGGCGGAGTTCTTCCTGAGCACCCGGGGCCGCAGCATCCAGGACGTACAGGACCGGCACGATCGTCTAACCAACGCCCTGGCAACTATCAGGGCTTCCGTACCGTCGGAATGGCGCCAAGCCGAAGTGGAACGCGCCGACCTCAGCCGGTTCCTGCTCACATCCGAGGACATCATCGCCGTGGTTGGCCAGGACGGATTAGTGGCGAACGTGGCCAAATACCTGAACGGCCAGCCGGTCATCGGCGTCGATCCCGAGCCCGGCGCCAACCCCGGCGTCCTGGTCCGGCACACCCCGGCAGCCGCCGCCGCGCTGCTGCGCACCGGCGACCCCGGGCGCCTGCGCTGCCAGGACCTCACCACCGTGACGGCCACGCTCGACGACGGTCAGCAGCTTTCGGCGCTCAATGAGGTTTTCGTCGGACATGCCTCGCACCAATCAGCGAAGTACTCCCTTTCCGTACCCAGTTTCACCCAAGAAGGTGGACAGACGGAGCGGCAGTCGTCGTCGGGCCTTATTGTCTCCACCGGCACGGGCGCCACGGGCTGGTGCGCATCGATCGCCTTGGAGCGCGGCGGACGTTCCCTGCCGGCACCCACGGATCCCCGGCTGGCCTGGTTCGTGCGGGAAGCGTGGCCGTCCCCGGTTACGGGTGCTTCGCTCACCGAAGGGGTACTGGAAGCCGGAGAGGTCCTCCGGATCACCGTGGCATCCGATCAGTTGGTGGTGTTCGGCGACGGGATGGAGGACGACCGGCTGACGGCGTCGTGGGGGCAGGAGATCACGGTTCAGTTGGGGCAGCGGCCGCTTCGGCTGGTTGTTTGA